The following DNA comes from Macrobrachium rosenbergii isolate ZJJX-2024 chromosome 5, ASM4041242v1, whole genome shotgun sequence.
ataaataaataaatatatcaataagaaaataaataaataaatatataaataaatgaacggtATTCGGGCCCAAAACAAACCAATATTAGATTCCAGAATACGATGATTTTTACCTAACGAAACCAATGAAAATTTCCTGTTCAAGAGCAAGGTTTTCTCAACTTATCTAATTAAAATAACAACATCAGTATTTGAAAGGATGGCCATGGCTTATTTTCagttgataaaattcattcatacagaTGTTCGTTACcatgttttcataatgaaattccaAGTCTCTTGAGCAATAAAAGAACGAAGGCTTTCATCAACATTCTTGGGACGGTTGGGTGTATGATATTTAGGGACAAACCCACAAACCCAGGAACTTGGGTCAAAGGTTATTCAGCGCCTTGATGAGTAGAAGCGTCACCTGACCAACGAATCCAAGACGCATCTCCAACAATCTCCCTTCCTCGCCCACCAATCCAACTGGTAACTATTACTCTATcatatgataaataatttcaaatgataatttttaggggaaaaaagaaaacttttttttgtgacCAACTGACAATGACTAATGAATGCAAGACGAATCTCCATCAGTCTCCAtccctcctccatccccaccAATCCTAACTGATAACCATCACTATCATCcgataaataatttaaaatgataatttatggAGAAAAACTGACACATAACTTCTTTGTGATCAATTGACACTGACTAATGAATGAAAGACGAATCTCCAACAATCTCCATCCCTCCACCACCCCCAACAAACCAAACTGGTGACTATAACTCCACCATACGATAACAAATTTCAAATGACAATTTATAGGCGAAAGCAAATATAAGTTTTTAGTGATCGACTGACAGCAGAAAGTATGACAATTTAGAAACACTACCTTTCACCTCAAAAACTACAGTCAAGTTTATGCTACATGTGAATCTGAACTGATATCGTATCATTAATATCATTCAATGCGTTGACAAGTGATACCGTTAAAAGTTTTGACGAGAAACTTCTTTAAACTGGTTTCATCGACAAAATACAAAGATCTCAGTTACGTAAGTCAAACCAGTAACCTATTACTGTTCAGTCGAGATCTTGCTCATTCAAGCTACGTGCAAAAATGCCAGTGAAGAAATTTAGAAGACGACAATAATATTCAAGATCTCAGTTACGAATCAGGTCATTCTTCCCTCAAAAACTGTCAAGCCTTGGCTACCAAGTCCTGCGACACATTCAGTGACATCCAAGTTATGAGTTCAATACCactgaaaattttacaatttcatttcagCAGCAAAATCTGAGTTCTTACCAAATTAATAGTGAAATCTTTACCTTCTTAGAATTCATCAGAGATCAGGTTAAATTACAAGCTATAAATGTAACTGAATTTGATCACTGCCACAAAGGTTACCGAGTAAACAGCCCGAGCTGATACAAATCAAGAAATAACACATTAATTAGATGTGTGATGTGTAAAAAGAGTTCAAAAATTCACTGACGAAAATGTCAAGTTAAAAGGGAAAAACgccgatgaataaataaatgtgtatgaaaTCCTAATGTCCCCTCATccctgctttctgtatttcctattacctaaTGGTACCTCTTTAaaataacaccatattctttggaagctcgaatggccattgtgggcttgttccatacgaatagggttcaacttctgaatataataataataataataataataataataataataataataataataataataataataataataatatctgcctCAGATTTACGCTAGAGGCATCTCTGCCACTGAATAAAACGTCTGGGCAGCTTGTCAAAAGCGCTCCACTACTGGTGGTATTTCTATATgcacaaaagcaagaaaaaatccgctgaaatttcttcggtgcaattgatTTTTCtccacagccgctacagcgtataatcaaggccaccaaaaatagatctatctttcggtggtctcggtataatgctgtatgagctgcggtccatgaaactttaaccacggccaggtggtgccctatcttatatcgttgcctgaagcacgattatgactaactttgaccttaaataaaataaaaactaccgaggaggctagagggctgcaatttggtatgttcgatgattggagggtggatgatcaacatgccaatttgcagccctctagcctcagtagtttttttaagatctgagggcggacagaaaaagtgcggacaaaataaagtgcggacaaaataaagtgcggacggacagacaaaagcctgcacaatagttttcttctgcagaaaactaaaaatgacaatctATTCAAGTGAGTGAAGACGACCAGGATTAGTAAGTACCTTTCCGGCACTTCGTTAAAATACGTAAGAGTTCTGATTACCTCACATCACAACAGAAAACCTTTCTAATAGTTAATAATTCTGATAATGCACAAGTCTCTCTTCCTTTCCCGTCTCTTCATCTCCAATTTCCAAGTAAAACCCAGCATGGGTGGGGACCCCAGTAGAAATTAAGATTTCAAATGGCATAACAGACGAAAGGTGTGAAAGCATTGAACTGACAGTCACTGTACTGTGTTGGTAGCAGCGGCACGTCTAAAACGAGCAAGTTTCTCAGACCAGCATGCTGATGCCATTCCCGCACTTTTGTCTTATCTGTTGACAGGCTGCTGCACTAAAATGACTTCTACAGCATGTTCAGTGAGTGTAAACtaatatcaagaaaattttatataaaaaaaaaaatccgaattcAACACTGCTGTGGAATTCATAGGCCATTCCCGCACTTTTGCCTTACATCTGTTGACAGGTTGCTGCACTAAAATGACTTCTACAGCATGTTCAGTGAGtgtaaactaatataaaaaaaatttatataaaaaaaatccgaattCAACACTGCTGTAGACTTCATAATCCTTTGGTGAagattcttcgttggactggtcggtaccgttctcggctagcactctgcagggcccgagttcgagtctccgcccggccaaagaagaattagaggaatttatttctggtgatagaaattcacttctcgctataatgtggttcggattccacaataagctgtaggtcccgttgctaggtaaccaattggttcttagccacgtaaaataagtctaatccttcggaccagccctagaagagctgttaaccagctcagtggtctggttaaactaaggtatacttttttttgaagttgaatagggcaaaaaaatatttaagaattaagTATTAGGTCATCAGCTAAGCTGAATTTTGTCTTCAATAAACATAATTCAAAACATTTCAATAcaaataatacacaaataaatacacttaTCCCAGTCTCCAAATACCCAACCTGTGGAGAGTCCTGAATCTTCCTTTCCATAAAATGTGTGGCAGAGAAAGTGACCGTTGAGAcacaatttttattcaaaaaaatgaACGTAAATATCAACAGCAATGATAAATAAGCATATACATAAAGAGAACATCATGGTCAAACGGGAATATCGCCTTGTTGCTTTCGGTGAAACTGATTTCCTTCAGAGAAGATTTTCCCTACACATCCAGACCATCCGAGAAAAATATCTTATATTCCAGGATGAGGAGACTCCTAATCATCCTTTAAGGAAACTGTCCACTGAAGGAAACTGGTTCTTCGAGGGTCATCCTGCCGGCTCAGACTCGAGAGGCGTAAAGCCGAACGGCTTAAAAGCTGTAGCCCTGAGTAGGAGCTGGAGGTGGAGCGGTGTACTGGGGACGAGCTCCTCCTGCGGCTTCAGCAGCGGCCTGCTGAGCAGCGAACTCGATCTGGGCAATGGCGTGGgctgggagagggtggggagtgGGCACGTGGTCAGACTCGACGCGGTACCCACTGCCATCAGCTACGAAGCTGAAGACTCCTGGGGTACCGTCTGGGAAGGTGAAGCTGaaaggacaaataaaaaatatctgtaagTATTGTCTTTATCAGAAgccattgagtttttttttttttttgggggcaaaaTATTTAGTGTACATTTCAGCTAATGAGGAAGgcattgaggattttttttttttttgtcttttgcaaaatatttagtGCACATTTCAGAAGCCATTGAggactttttttttgcaaaatttttagtGTACATTTCAGAAGccattgaggattttttttttttgcaaaatatttagtGTACATTTCAGAAGccattgaggatttttttttttttttttttgcaaaatatttagtGTACATTTCAGAAGCCAttgaggatttctttttttttttggcgggggggagggcaaaattttcattgtaatattttaatggGAAATACCGAATAAACACTTCTGCCTTACCTCCAGCCTCCCTGGGCAGCCACTGCTCCCTCGGGCCCCTGAGGGGCGCCTTGCTCCTGACGGCTGATACCATCTCCAGTCTCGAAGTTGAAGCTGTAGACCCCAGTAGCATCGGGTCCCTCGCGAACGTCAACGAGAATAGGAACCACGGGGGCTGcgggaccaccaccaccaccaccaggggCGTTGTAGGATGGCGAAGGAGGGGCAGGGGGAGCATACCCCTGAGGGGCAGCATTCGCAGCACCCAACAGCAAGCAAAGCAACAGTTTCTTTGAAGACAGAAGAAAAGATTTCCGGTCACAAATGTCTCCTTCCTGAATATCTACAGACCTGTGTGCTTGAATACTTGACAACATACAAAGATACATTCGTTTACACTGCTGTATTATAGAGAGtgtttattctaaatttttcagaatattatacagtaaatgagtaatatatactgtatactgtataatattcgGAAACTCTGCAGATGGTAGGCTGGGCAAAAAGTATATAACAATCGTAATTGTTAGAAAGAATAGCAACGCCTATAAAATTCTGGATAGCTAGAGTAAAAATAAAGGCCCACTAACCGGGGCTGTTAGAATGTGTATAGGTGATTCCACAAAGTTGCTGACAAGACTTTTCTCTGCAACTGTATGAAGAAGCTAAAACTGTGCAAGTTTTCTGCTCATGGGAATCATCATTGGGTCAACAGTTACGAGTTTGAATAAGACAGTAActaatatttttccaatatttttgtatttcccgtCTTTAGCACAAGCTTAAGAGTCCACATTTTATTAAGAGCGACGAAACTGGCATTACTATATATTcatcaaatacaatatatatatatatatatatatatatatatatatatatatatatatatatatatatatatatatatatatatatatatatatatattatatatatatatatattttttctccagaGCCACCCTTGTTAGAGGACAtgttcttaattatatatttatatatttatatatatatatatatatatatatatatatatatatatatatatatacatgtatatatatatatatatatatatatatatatatatatatatatatatatataaaattaagaacatGTCCTCTAACAAGGGTGGCtctggagaaaaaatatatatatatatatatatatatatatatatatatatatatatatatatatatatatatacatatatacatacatatactgtatttgatgaatatacagtaatgcCAGTTTCGTCGCTCTTAATAGAATGTGGACTCTTAAGCTTGTGCTAAAGAcgggaaatacaaaaatacaaacatatacaggTGGTTTGTTAACTAATTTCCATCATCATTTGAAATTAAGTGACAATGAAAACGAGGGTTACGTAACTCCTTTTAATGCCGAAATGTAAGCCAGGGTGGTAATATTGGTATATACTACCTACAGAATACATTATGACTGATAAAACGAATAGAGATCAACAGATaggtagcataaaaaaaaattaacatacacaaTAGTGATACGTCTTTGCTATCGTTATTCTCAGAcgattctttaaatatttacgaatcttaaatatttatctaCATTAATTTAATGACATGAAGAGACGAGATATCCCGTCGTCGCTTACCGAGACCATGTTGGAGGAGGAGACCAAAGTCGACTGAATGATAAAACTCAAAAGAAGGTGATCTTATATACAGTTCATggcacctccccccacccctgtAAGCCCTACCTTTCCTAGGCCCTAACCTCCTCCTCTAACACCTCAAAGCTCCTGCGAGGAGGAGAAGGAGCTAGCTAGGTCTTACCTGGTCCTCTTACCCTTGTAGCTTCTGCTACCTTACGACTGATCtaaaaacaacctctctctctctctctctctctctctctctctctctctctctctctctctctctcactttcttctttcaCCCCGTTTCTCTTGCCTATTCCTTTATTGCGCTGTCTTTCCCTCCATGATCTGATTCAAGTCCCAGTGCCTGTGCCAAGACCCATTCACCAGTCTGtgctccccccccaacccccccatcATTCCTTTCCCTTACCCTAACCCCCCCACCCCTCACTTATACCTGGTCACCAAGGGGCTTTCACAATTAGCAATGTGTGTTAGAAATATTAAAGagcaaaaaatctctctctctctctctctctctctctctctctctctctctctctctctctctctaacaatattcaggtataaaaaagatagaaagtttcttcttcttctccctcctttaTTTAACAATGAAGATCTaaaagctgttctctctctctctctctctctctctctctctctctctctctctctctctctctctctctctctaacaatgtCCAGGCATAGCAAAATCAAAAGccatcttcttcttttccctcatTTGTTTAACAATGAGGATCTAaaaagctattctctctctctctctctctctctctctctctctctctctaacaatatctaggcataaaaagacaaaagCCAAGTTGTTCTTCTTGTCCCTCACTTGTTTAAAAATGAAGACCAaaagccaatctctctctctctctctctctctctctctctctctctctctctctaacaatatccaagcataaaaaagacaaaagcttagttctcttcttctctcttctctctctctctctctctctctctctctctctctctctctctctctctaacaatatcCAGACATAAAAAAGCttagttcttttccttctccctcctttGTTTAACAATGAAGATCTCAAATCCGTTCCTTCACTTCTTCTTTGGCGAAACGTATGACAACCGGGGCTGTTGTCGTGCCAGCACAAATAGGCGTGACTGACACATCATATGCATGAGATGCAACGCACAATGATTCAATTCTCGGGATTCGTGAGCATATTCTCTCGAGGGAACAAATGcttaatttttatctgttcagACAATATTAATCGTTGTAGTAATATCACTAACGTGAATTGACGCAGTTTTCTTCATACAGTTATTGATTCCATTGACCCGGTTTACCAACGATTCAACAAATTGTGATCTATGCTGTGAGACTGAATAAACAGACAGTTCTAAACATTTGTAGAGttatcaaaattttgaaaaatgccaTTGTTTAAAGATCGGTGTTCCTtctgagagaagagaagagaaaacaaaattttattaccaCGCCATATCATGACATTCTTCTCAGCCCATAAACGCTGACGTTTATTCTACTGATATCTTAATATTACTTTTCTATCCGATGCACTTCCATGGAAAAATTGATATTACGCCAGAGATGCCAGTATaaaatttactaatatatttacttaaaatattttggaacacGAATGGACATATAATTCTGTAcctccaaaaaaaatttttttcttcactactCAGACCAAAGCCACAGGTAATAAGAttgaatgaaatgcaaaatctATTTCATGAAATGGAAAATCTAAGTCAATCTCTTATAATCCTCTAAACCCAATGTCCACTGTTCacttatttttcactgaaaaacactTTAGAATTAACAATCGTTTGCGTCCTGGAAGGGATTAAGATATGGTGACACCAATCATAAATTtggtaatgtaaaaatatatcagttctttaaaaaataaaaaaaagtcagctgAACTGCTCTATAACTACTTCCGACTTGATATAACTATTCATTAAAATCATATGACCGGAAATGCTTCATTACAGCTACGCGCCCATATGATTAAACTACATCCAGATTACCTATATAATCCTTACAGGTATCTATAACCTTTACAGAAGGAAATTTATGTCGGACCTAAACATTCTGGCCACCATGTCAAAATAGGTTGGTCCACTCGACTATTACTAAAAGCTGATTAGACTCGTATCCATCCTCAAATCAATATCCCCTTTCCATCAGGTCCAGTGTTGCTTCCACTCACCACGACCTTGCTTCAGGAAATAAACGCTTCCTCTAGGTCTGGCTAGTTCTTTCATGTCCCTTCACTATTATACATCAACATGCTTCTAATACACACAACCATCGTAAAAACATATCTGATTTTTCGCTGGCTTACCTCAACGCCTCACCTCAGTAAGCATGTGGACAGATCAGAGTCTTGCCTCAGTCCCAGAGTCATATCTGAGGAGGTTGACAAGTTTATGATACCAATAATCGATCGTAAAACCAACACTCTTCAGTGGGTCAAAACTGGTTCCCCTTATTGATGGGATTTTTATTCAGTCCGTGAACTGAATAAGCGAAATAAGCAGAGTGCTTACACTCTTTTTTTATGCTGCTTTCCAATAACCCcgctccccccccaaaaaaaaaaaaaaacatggctgaGGAAACCGCTACATTTGCCTTCcagaaaacattcaaaataattcttgctttgtaagaaaaattaattttgctatacaaaaagttttatcacaaattaTAGCCTAGAAAGTTTACAAGACTAAGTACATTttgctatataaaaaatattaaaaattatgacctAGAAAAGTTTGCAAATGTAAGtcttgcttcaaaaaaaaaaagtaactttgctaaataaaaagttatatgaaaatgatagccTAGAAAAGCTTACAAGAGGaagtatatataaagttaattttactatataaaaagtaatataaaaattataacctAGAAAAGTTTACAAATGTAATTcttgctttataaaaaaattaattttgttatataaaaagttatataaaaattatagccTAGAAAATTTTACAAGACTAATTATATAGCAAGTTGATTTTGctatatgaaaagtaaataaaattataacctggaaaagtttacaaaagtaattcttgctttacaaaaaaaattaattttgttatataaaaagttatataaaaattatagccTAG
Coding sequences within:
- the LOC136838972 gene encoding cuticle protein AM1239-like, which gives rise to MVSKLLLCLLLGAANAAPQGYAPPAPPSPSYNAPGGGGGGPAAPVVPILVDVREGPDATGVYSFNFETGDGISRQEQGAPQGPEGAVAAQGGWSFTFPDGTPGVFSFVADGSGYRVESDHVPTPHPLPAHAIAQIEFAAQQAAAEAAGGARPQYTAPPPAPTQGYSF